Proteins encoded together in one Coriobacteriia bacterium window:
- a CDS encoding MFS transporter has translation MTAKSHTRVPEPQAPLPADTPTLEADTSSPPRRILRGIRTFESFKHRDYTFFFFGALLSNIGTWTQTVALGWVIYALTRSSASLGIVNFLSGIPIFFLTLFAGSLVDHVDRRKLLIWSQFIMMGQAVAFAYLNYTGHITMEWIYSLTLAAGVVSAFMFPAWQAMVPDLVPRSSLLNAVALSSAQFNAARLVGPMVTATIMAAFAANESLGITLVFAFNAASFLFVIWALAVIRPAQEMQRHVEGQSVRRTLGAGLAYARDHRHVAAHLFTAAMLTIFGMPFMTLLPAIAVDVLGLGSTGYSSLMIFNGAGALVGALAVASLPASFRRERIIGYGLTTMALGSVALSFSRSYALSCVLLTVLGAAFLACVSSINTNLQTAAPNYLRGRIMALFVIAFMGMMPFGALAFGALGDLVGPSRAVLTGGLVLLLWALYLLARPAILCPRTDPECPSRS, from the coding sequence ATGACCGCAAAATCCCACACCCGCGTACCCGAGCCGCAGGCGCCGCTTCCTGCCGACACCCCCACGCTCGAGGCGGACACCTCGAGCCCGCCGCGACGGATCCTGCGCGGCATCCGCACGTTCGAGTCGTTCAAACACCGCGACTACACGTTCTTCTTCTTCGGGGCCTTGCTGTCGAACATCGGGACGTGGACGCAGACCGTAGCACTCGGTTGGGTCATCTACGCGCTCACGCGTTCGTCCGCCTCGCTCGGCATCGTCAACTTCCTATCGGGCATTCCAATCTTCTTCCTTACGCTCTTTGCTGGCTCGCTCGTCGATCACGTCGACCGCCGCAAGCTGCTCATCTGGTCGCAGTTCATCATGATGGGTCAGGCCGTCGCCTTCGCATATCTGAACTACACGGGCCACATCACCATGGAGTGGATCTACAGCCTCACGCTCGCTGCCGGCGTCGTGTCTGCGTTCATGTTCCCGGCATGGCAGGCGATGGTCCCGGACCTCGTGCCGCGCTCGTCGCTGCTCAACGCCGTCGCCCTGTCCTCGGCGCAGTTCAACGCAGCGCGCCTGGTCGGGCCGATGGTGACCGCAACGATCATGGCCGCGTTCGCCGCCAACGAGAGCCTGGGGATCACGCTGGTGTTCGCGTTCAACGCGGCCAGCTTCCTGTTCGTCATCTGGGCGCTTGCGGTCATCCGTCCCGCGCAGGAGATGCAACGGCATGTCGAAGGGCAGTCGGTGCGTCGGACGCTCGGCGCGGGACTCGCCTACGCGCGCGACCACAGACATGTGGCGGCGCACCTGTTCACCGCGGCGATGCTCACGATCTTCGGCATGCCGTTCATGACGCTTCTGCCGGCCATCGCCGTGGACGTTCTCGGACTCGGCAGCACCGGGTACTCGTCCTTGATGATCTTCAACGGTGCGGGAGCACTCGTGGGCGCGCTGGCCGTGGCCTCGCTGCCAGCGAGCTTCCGCAGGGAACGCATCATCGGGTACGGCCTCACCACGATGGCGCTCGGCTCGGTGGCCCTGTCGTTCTCGCGCTCGTACGCGCTGTCCTGCGTCCTGCTCACGGTACTGGGCGCCGCATTCCTCGCATGCGTCTCGAGCATAAACACGAACCTGCAGACCGCAGCGCCAAACTACCTGCGCGGACGGATCATGGCGCTGTTCGTCATCGCCTTCATGGGCATGATGCCGTTCGGCGCGCTCGCGTTCGGTGCGCTGGGCGACCTCGTGGGCCCGAGCCGGGCGGTCCTGACCGGCGGCCTGGTGTTGCTCCTATGGGCGCTGTATCTGTTGGCCAGACCGGCGATCTTGTGCCCGCGGACGGACCCGGAGTGCCCCTCCCGCTCGTGA
- a CDS encoding glutamate synthase-related protein: protein MTLQQPNANDATQTTNRSRSVVPGSGICTRCIDGCRGNCEVFKSSFRGREVIYPGPFGEITAGGDKDYPIDYSHLQIMGYALGTKGLPEGVEGNPDNTLFPMVDTETSFGVTNRVKMKVPIFTGALGSTEIARKNWEHFAIGAAISGVSIVCGENVCGIDPGLERDANGKVTKAPDMERRVELFRRYQEDGYGDILVQMNVEDTRLGVAEYCVEKLGVTTMELKWGQGAKCIGGEIKVDSLDRALELQKRGYLVTPDPSNPAIQASYREGAIKHFERHSRLGFIDEESFAAEVQRLRDLGAKRVTLKTGAYAMRELAMAIKWSSKYGIDLLTIDGAPGGTGMSPWRMMEEWGIPTFYLQCMTQELCDTLAAKGERVPDIAIAGGFSTEDHVFKVLAMGAPYAKAVCMGRALMIPGFVGKNIGNWLAANDLPKTVSEFGGTKEEIFVSYETLRAKYGDEVDNMPLGAIAVYTFADKIQVGLQQLMSGSRTMKLDTISRADVAALTHESADISGLPYIMDAYRDEAMRIINE from the coding sequence ATGACGCTTCAGCAGCCCAACGCCAACGACGCCACCCAGACCACCAACCGATCACGCAGCGTGGTCCCCGGCTCGGGCATCTGCACACGCTGCATCGACGGTTGCCGTGGCAACTGCGAGGTCTTCAAGTCGTCGTTCCGCGGCCGTGAGGTCATCTACCCCGGCCCCTTCGGCGAGATCACCGCAGGCGGCGACAAGGACTACCCGATCGACTACTCGCACCTCCAGATCATGGGTTACGCGCTCGGCACGAAGGGCCTCCCCGAGGGCGTTGAGGGCAACCCCGACAACACGCTGTTCCCGATGGTCGACACCGAGACCTCCTTCGGCGTGACCAACCGCGTGAAGATGAAGGTGCCGATCTTCACCGGCGCGCTCGGCTCCACGGAGATCGCCCGGAAGAACTGGGAGCACTTCGCCATCGGCGCTGCTATCTCCGGCGTCTCGATCGTGTGCGGCGAGAACGTCTGCGGCATCGACCCCGGCCTCGAGCGTGACGCCAACGGCAAGGTCACCAAGGCTCCCGACATGGAGCGCCGCGTGGAGTTGTTCCGCCGCTACCAGGAAGACGGCTACGGCGACATCCTCGTGCAGATGAACGTGGAAGACACCCGCCTCGGCGTGGCCGAGTATTGCGTCGAGAAGCTCGGCGTGACCACGATGGAACTCAAGTGGGGCCAGGGCGCCAAGTGCATCGGCGGCGAGATCAAAGTCGACAGCCTCGACCGCGCGCTCGAGCTGCAGAAGCGCGGCTACCTCGTGACCCCCGACCCGTCGAATCCGGCCATCCAGGCAAGCTACCGTGAGGGCGCCATCAAGCACTTCGAGCGCCACAGCCGCCTCGGCTTCATCGATGAGGAGAGCTTTGCGGCCGAGGTGCAGCGCCTTCGCGATCTCGGCGCCAAGCGCGTGACGCTCAAGACCGGCGCCTATGCGATGCGCGAGCTTGCCATGGCCATCAAGTGGTCGAGCAAGTACGGCATCGACCTGCTCACCATCGACGGCGCGCCCGGCGGCACCGGCATGAGCCCGTGGCGCATGATGGAGGAGTGGGGCATCCCCACCTTCTACCTGCAGTGCATGACGCAGGAGCTGTGCGACACACTCGCCGCCAAGGGCGAGCGTGTTCCGGATATCGCCATCGCCGGTGGCTTCTCCACCGAAGACCACGTGTTCAAGGTACTCGCCATGGGCGCCCCGTACGCGAAGGCCGTCTGCATGGGCCGCGCGCTGATGATCCCCGGCTTCGTGGGCAAGAACATCGGCAACTGGCTGGCCGCGAACGACCTGCCGAAGACGGTCTCCGAGTTTGGCGGCACCAAGGAGGAGATCTTCGTCTCCTACGAGACGCTTCGGGCCAAGTACGGCGACGAGGTCGACAACATGCCGCTCGGCGCCATCGCGGTGTACACGTTCGCCGACAAGATCCAGGTCGGCCTGCAGCAGCTGATGAGCGGCTCGCGCACTATGAAGCTCGACACGATCAGCCGCGCAGACGTGGCCGCGCTCACGCACGAGTCTGCGGACATCTCGGGGCTCCCTTACATCATGGATGCATATCGCGACGAGGCGATGCGGATCATCAACGAGTAG
- a CDS encoding carboxypeptidase regulatory-like domain-containing protein, translated as MHPLSRRLLSIVLAAVMLTAFAAPASAARATTLSGTVTDMDSGAPIGGAVITATGTGGQGTFRATTDAGGRYSMTVTGGTFSVTCTANGYSPFTRTGFAVKAGRANTLDVKLISLKGTLTGRVTDATTMAPLSAAMVTVTPGGGTGLTDSSGIYTIVNVPAGEVAVSVTRTGYSNFTSGPVAITGGQTAVYDVALSRVASGGVSIDALAADPVRFVEQSTSTVTLTATLSGEPAAYQWTQVSGPKVPLQTVSSTEATADVSALEVAADAELIFKLSVTGADNVPSESEVSVFVQPTDLYPFLGQNVQVGGSSTAVATFEFEGGTWTLFNIGSHLVATTVGTAKGEQYSAYAPGFITDIDVVAVGMARYALLSCGTAGIVVADITDPRAIALKPAVRLNYYKDGVTFTEGGGAILYGNVVESTTAPVTGLVTDGTTLWIADYGYGIHRTALANVLAQTGPVLEADDTLAIDAEVYTLQYAGENAWGGPMGIDLVGNRLFVPMGSLGLGIFDPATLEQVGRYNLYTDASVAEDWFCGMDVATQVATDPATGEPFLDSFTGLPDYRQTSFEITNVMKNDVVAPTPWADFDRYGKFYYKAQGVDVVDYGARQIAYIAYSLGGMVAVDVTGCQTATADSFLTADYLGYVPAVPANGPDEPTGEQSRSLLPYFGAGMLKESGVVDVEVADGRVFLTEHFAGLMIIEDAATPENWQGAGAPYDNDTDDILGNHWPDFEFITSFDMSAWDPSDNESMPKWMYEYPCLLATTEINGHGNSLLLMDGMDVTSAGQVDLLECAGAGGFNFVDIFDLNAAAMEDRFAVPVYFPSTPEIGAAPDGSPTQTMSIGHAQGIASSDEYIYVADGPHGVSAWNITDADGYATDAVHVVGNTLQDEYPITVGTTKIYPASHATNVVFDDATDTVWTGSASLGLRRVKVGAVESGTGAVGSPVLLPLALTDCFEHNAEWGTVKGLQYQDHAYDAVIKGNYAYTADGSNGITVYDTTKNPTNPKGGFVVGNVGAGMLQPPLGTASGIALWTNPDTARVYAFVACGPRGVGVVDVTDVRNMYLVKVFEPIKLEDGKVGAADGQATDVLVVGDYAYFSYDSFGVVCYSLADLIEPLPEGTKPTETWKKSLTGQLVYDYRPVETGRFKLQWVPGYEDVDGGAFKADYTLVDGKLVFYVGFGAAGLAKIAWDDPAAPQLAALAPTAGECNAVTVSQGRVYVADYSGGLVFFK; from the coding sequence CCACAACTGACGCCGGCGGCCGCTACAGCATGACCGTGACCGGGGGAACGTTCAGCGTCACGTGCACCGCCAACGGCTACTCCCCGTTCACGCGGACGGGCTTCGCGGTCAAGGCAGGACGGGCCAATACACTCGACGTGAAGCTGATCTCGCTCAAGGGGACGTTGACGGGCCGCGTCACTGACGCCACTACCATGGCGCCGCTCAGCGCCGCCATGGTGACGGTCACTCCCGGCGGCGGCACCGGCCTGACCGACTCATCCGGCATCTACACGATCGTCAACGTCCCCGCGGGCGAGGTTGCTGTCAGTGTCACCCGGACCGGATACTCCAACTTCACGAGCGGCCCGGTAGCGATCACCGGCGGGCAGACCGCGGTCTACGACGTGGCACTCTCCCGGGTGGCCTCCGGCGGCGTCTCGATCGACGCGCTTGCGGCCGATCCAGTGCGCTTCGTCGAACAGAGCACGTCCACCGTCACGCTCACCGCAACGCTCTCGGGCGAACCGGCCGCATACCAGTGGACGCAGGTATCCGGCCCCAAAGTCCCGCTCCAGACAGTCAGTTCCACGGAGGCAACAGCCGACGTCAGTGCGCTCGAAGTAGCCGCCGACGCCGAACTCATCTTCAAACTATCCGTGACCGGAGCGGACAATGTGCCGTCCGAGTCTGAGGTCTCCGTATTCGTGCAGCCAACTGACCTGTACCCGTTCCTCGGACAGAACGTCCAGGTCGGCGGCTCATCAACGGCTGTCGCGACCTTCGAATTCGAGGGCGGCACGTGGACGCTCTTCAACATCGGCAGCCATCTGGTAGCCACCACTGTCGGCACCGCCAAAGGTGAACAGTACTCCGCATACGCCCCCGGGTTCATCACCGACATCGATGTCGTCGCGGTGGGCATGGCCCGCTACGCGCTGCTGTCGTGCGGTACCGCGGGCATCGTGGTGGCTGATATCACGGACCCGCGTGCGATAGCGCTCAAGCCTGCGGTCCGACTGAACTACTACAAGGACGGCGTGACGTTCACCGAAGGCGGTGGAGCCATCCTGTATGGCAACGTCGTCGAGAGCACGACCGCTCCGGTCACCGGCCTCGTCACCGACGGCACCACGCTGTGGATCGCCGACTACGGGTACGGTATCCACCGCACGGCGCTCGCGAACGTGCTTGCACAGACAGGTCCGGTGCTTGAGGCCGACGACACGCTCGCCATCGACGCCGAGGTCTACACGCTGCAGTACGCAGGCGAGAACGCGTGGGGCGGCCCGATGGGCATCGACCTCGTGGGCAACCGGCTGTTCGTTCCGATGGGGAGCCTGGGCCTTGGCATCTTCGATCCGGCGACGCTCGAGCAGGTAGGCCGGTACAACCTCTACACCGATGCGTCCGTAGCCGAAGACTGGTTCTGTGGCATGGACGTGGCCACGCAGGTCGCCACCGATCCCGCCACCGGGGAGCCATTCCTGGACAGCTTCACGGGCCTGCCCGACTACCGGCAGACCAGCTTCGAGATCACCAACGTCATGAAGAACGATGTGGTTGCGCCCACTCCGTGGGCTGACTTCGACCGCTACGGTAAGTTCTACTACAAGGCGCAGGGCGTCGATGTGGTGGACTACGGTGCCCGGCAGATCGCCTACATCGCGTACTCACTCGGCGGGATGGTAGCCGTCGATGTCACCGGCTGCCAGACGGCTACAGCCGACTCCTTCCTCACGGCTGACTACCTCGGCTACGTGCCGGCTGTTCCGGCTAACGGGCCGGACGAGCCAACCGGCGAGCAGTCGCGCAGCCTGCTCCCCTACTTCGGCGCAGGGATGCTCAAGGAGTCGGGCGTGGTGGACGTGGAGGTGGCCGACGGCAGGGTGTTCCTCACCGAGCACTTCGCAGGCCTGATGATCATCGAGGACGCGGCGACGCCGGAGAACTGGCAGGGCGCAGGCGCGCCCTACGACAACGACACCGATGACATCCTCGGCAACCACTGGCCGGACTTCGAGTTCATCACCAGCTTCGACATGTCGGCGTGGGATCCGAGCGACAACGAGTCGATGCCGAAGTGGATGTACGAGTACCCGTGCCTGCTGGCCACGACGGAGATCAACGGCCACGGCAACAGCTTGCTGCTCATGGACGGCATGGACGTCACGTCCGCAGGACAGGTCGACTTGCTGGAGTGCGCGGGCGCAGGCGGCTTCAACTTCGTGGACATCTTCGATCTGAATGCCGCAGCGATGGAGGACCGCTTCGCGGTGCCGGTCTACTTCCCGTCGACCCCGGAGATCGGTGCGGCGCCCGATGGATCGCCCACTCAGACGATGTCCATCGGACACGCCCAGGGCATCGCGAGCTCGGATGAGTACATCTACGTTGCCGACGGTCCTCACGGTGTCTCGGCGTGGAACATCACTGATGCCGACGGGTACGCCACCGACGCCGTCCACGTCGTAGGCAACACGCTGCAGGACGAGTATCCGATCACGGTCGGGACGACGAAGATCTATCCCGCATCGCACGCCACCAACGTCGTGTTCGATGACGCCACCGACACTGTGTGGACGGGAAGCGCCAGCCTCGGACTGAGGCGCGTCAAGGTCGGGGCCGTTGAGAGCGGCACTGGTGCGGTAGGTTCGCCGGTCCTGCTGCCGCTCGCGCTCACGGACTGCTTTGAGCACAACGCCGAGTGGGGCACCGTGAAGGGCCTTCAGTACCAGGATCACGCCTACGACGCGGTCATCAAGGGCAACTACGCCTACACCGCGGACGGTAGCAACGGCATCACGGTCTACGACACCACGAAGAACCCGACCAACCCCAAGGGCGGCTTCGTGGTGGGCAATGTCGGCGCGGGTATGCTCCAGCCGCCGCTCGGCACCGCTTCGGGGATCGCGCTGTGGACCAATCCCGACACGGCCCGCGTCTACGCGTTCGTGGCGTGCGGACCTCGTGGCGTGGGTGTGGTCGATGTGACTGACGTTCGCAACATGTACCTCGTGAAGGTGTTCGAACCCATCAAGCTCGAGGACGGCAAGGTCGGCGCCGCTGACGGCCAGGCCACCGATGTTCTCGTCGTTGGCGACTACGCCTACTTCAGCTACGACAGCTTCGGCGTGGTGTGCTACTCACTTGCGGATCTGATCGAACCGCTGCCCGAGGGGACCAAGCCCACTGAGACCTGGAAGAAGAGCCTCACCGGCCAGCTGGTGTACGACTACCGGCCAGTCGAGACCGGTCGCTTCAAGCTCCAGTGGGTGCCCGGCTACGAGGATGTCGACGGAGGCGCTTTCAAGGCCGACTACACACTCGTCGACGGTAAGCTCGTGTTCTACGTAGGATTCGGCGCGGCGGGCCTTGCCAAGATCGCGTGGGACGACCCCGCCGCTCCGCAGCTGGCCGCACTGGCTCCCACCGCCGGAGAGTGCAACGCAGTCACGGTGAGCCAGGGGCGGGTGTACGTGGCCGACTACAGCGGCGGACTGGTGTTCTTCAAGTAG
- a CDS encoding SDR family oxidoreductase, giving the protein MAGFDGKVALVTGGGSGIGRDTSLGLARGGAKVVVSDVDEAGGNETVSMIASAGGTATFVKADVSKAEEVEAAVAQTVAEFGGLNIIINNAGIGGEANMTGDYSLEGWHKVIDINLHGVFYGMRYAIPAILASGGGAIVNVSSILGLVGWASAPAYVAAKHAVSGLTKAAATEYGQQGIRVNSVHPGFIETPLLTKAGITPGSDGYTFIASKHAMNRLGTADEVANLIVWLCSDEASFMTGSNVAVDGGYTCQ; this is encoded by the coding sequence GTGGCAGGATTCGACGGTAAGGTCGCACTGGTCACCGGCGGCGGCTCAGGCATCGGCCGGGACACTTCCCTCGGACTCGCCCGCGGCGGCGCGAAAGTCGTGGTCTCCGACGTTGATGAAGCCGGCGGCAACGAAACCGTCAGTATGATTGCGAGCGCCGGTGGCACCGCGACTTTCGTGAAGGCCGATGTCTCCAAGGCCGAAGAGGTCGAGGCGGCTGTGGCGCAGACGGTTGCCGAATTCGGCGGCCTCAACATCATCATCAACAACGCCGGCATCGGCGGTGAGGCCAACATGACGGGCGACTACTCGCTCGAGGGTTGGCACAAGGTGATCGACATCAACCTGCACGGCGTCTTCTACGGCATGCGCTACGCGATTCCCGCGATCCTCGCCTCTGGCGGCGGCGCGATCGTCAACGTCTCGAGCATCCTCGGACTCGTGGGCTGGGCCTCGGCTCCCGCCTACGTTGCCGCCAAGCACGCGGTATCCGGCCTCACGAAGGCCGCTGCCACCGAGTACGGGCAGCAGGGCATCCGCGTGAACTCCGTGCATCCTGGCTTCATCGAGACACCGCTGCTCACCAAGGCCGGGATCACTCCCGGCAGCGATGGGTACACCTTCATCGCGAGCAAGCACGCGATGAACCGCCTCGGCACCGCAGACGAGGTCGCGAACCTCATCGTCTGGCTCTGTTCCGACGAGGCCTCGTTCATGACGGGCTCGAACGTCGCCGTCGACGGCGGCTACACCTGCCAGTAG
- a CDS encoding glutamine synthetase family protein, whose protein sequence is MPQELRNDVVQTIKDQKIEFIHLWFTDVLGFLKSFTMDVAELELAMTEGMGFDGSSIQGFARIQESDMVAYPDPTTLKILPWRTGGQLVATMFCDIVRPDGTPYEADPRFVLKRQLKRAAAMGYAMFVGPELEYYYFKDDMGTEVLDHGTYFDQTTRDLAIDLRKDTVRALKRFGIQVEYSHHEVGPSQHEIDLRYAEALNMADNVMTYRVVVKEVAQQNGVYASFMPKPMFGEAGSGMHVHQSLFKDGKNAFYDANDPFHLSATAKSYIAGILAHARETTLITNQWVNSYKRLVSGYEAPVYICWAHRNRSALVRVPMYKPGKENATRVELRSPDPACNPYLAFAVMLAAGLDGIERGLTLPADVTDDVYEMTQAERDECGIGTLPGDLDEAIVEMEKSTLVREALGDQVFEYILRNKKAEWMNYHTRVTPYELEEYLPLL, encoded by the coding sequence ATGCCCCAGGAGCTTCGCAATGATGTGGTCCAGACGATCAAGGACCAGAAGATCGAGTTCATCCACCTCTGGTTCACCGACGTTCTCGGCTTTCTCAAGAGCTTCACGATGGACGTGGCCGAGCTCGAACTGGCGATGACCGAGGGGATGGGCTTCGACGGCAGCTCCATCCAGGGCTTCGCGCGCATCCAGGAGTCGGATATGGTTGCGTACCCCGACCCCACGACCCTCAAGATCCTGCCCTGGCGCACGGGAGGACAGCTCGTGGCGACGATGTTCTGCGACATCGTGCGTCCGGACGGTACGCCGTACGAGGCGGATCCGCGCTTTGTGCTCAAGCGCCAGCTCAAGCGCGCTGCAGCCATGGGCTACGCGATGTTCGTGGGCCCCGAGCTCGAGTACTACTACTTCAAGGACGACATGGGCACCGAGGTGCTCGACCATGGCACCTACTTTGATCAGACGACGCGCGATCTCGCGATCGACCTGCGCAAGGACACGGTTCGCGCGCTCAAGCGCTTCGGCATCCAGGTGGAGTACAGCCACCACGAGGTGGGCCCGAGCCAGCACGAGATCGACCTGCGCTACGCCGAGGCGCTCAACATGGCCGACAACGTCATGACCTACCGCGTCGTGGTCAAGGAAGTCGCGCAGCAGAACGGGGTCTACGCCTCGTTCATGCCGAAGCCGATGTTCGGCGAGGCGGGCAGTGGCATGCACGTGCACCAGTCGCTGTTCAAGGACGGCAAGAACGCGTTCTACGACGCGAACGACCCGTTCCACCTCTCGGCCACCGCGAAGAGCTACATCGCCGGCATCCTCGCGCATGCGCGCGAGACGACGCTCATCACCAACCAGTGGGTGAACAGCTACAAGCGGCTCGTCTCGGGCTACGAGGCGCCCGTGTACATCTGCTGGGCGCACCGCAACCGCTCGGCGCTGGTGCGCGTGCCGATGTACAAGCCCGGCAAGGAGAACGCGACGCGCGTGGAACTGCGCTCGCCCGATCCGGCGTGCAACCCATACCTGGCGTTCGCCGTGATGCTGGCCGCCGGACTCGACGGTATCGAGCGTGGCCTCACGCTTCCCGCCGACGTGACCGATGACGTTTACGAGATGACGCAGGCCGAGCGCGACGAATGCGGCATCGGCACACTCCCCGGCGACCTCGACGAGGCGATCGTGGAGATGGAGAAGAGCACGCTCGTGCGCGAGGCGCTCGGCGACCAGGTCTTCGAGTACATCCTGCGCAACAAGAAGGCCGAGTGGATGAACTACCACACGCGCGTGACACCCTACGAGCTCGAGGAGTACCTGCCGCTCCTCTAG